Genomic window (Streptomyces sp. NBC_00078):
ACGCGGTGGGCAGCTTGGCCTTCATCTCGCTGAAGCCGCCCGCCTTGACGACCGCGATGGGCAGAAGGAGCAGCAGCACGCCGATCGTCTTCACCACGAACTGCACCATGTCCGTGAGGGTGATCGACCACATGCCGCCGAGCGTCGAGTAGGCGACGACGATCGAGCCGCCGAGGATGATCGCGACGGTCCGGTTCATGTCGAACAGGACGTCGAAGATCGTGGCGTAGGCGATGGTCGAGGTGACCGCGAGCATCAGGGTGTACGCCCACATGACCACGCCGGAGATGACGCCCGCGCGACCGCCGTAGCGGAGGTCGAGCATCTCGGAGACGGTGTAGACCTTCAGGCGGGCGATGCGGGCGGAGAAGAAGACGGACAGGGCGAGCAGGCCGAGGCCGATGGTGAAGACCATCCAGGCGCCGGAGAGGCCGTACTGGTAGCCGAGGCCGACCCCGCCGATGGTGGACGCGCCGCCGAGGACGATCGCCGCCATGGTGCCGGAGTACATGGCAGGCCCGAGGCGGCGCCCCGCGACCAGGAACTCGCTCTTCGACCTGGCGCGGCGCATGCCCCACCAGCCCATGGCCAGCATGCCGGCCAGGTAGATGACGATGACGGTGTAGTCGACGGCCACAGGAGCCTCCTTCGCTCGGTCTCGCCGGCGGGTGATGAGCACCGACACTAGGTGGCCGGAAAGCGACTGCGAAGTGTACGTTTCATCCATTCGATCCATGCCGGATGGAGGGAACGCACACCATGCCGGACCCCGCTGTTCCCCCTACTCCCCCAGTGCCCCTCGCGTCCCTCCTGGCCCGTGAGGACCTGGCCCTGCGCCGGATCGCGGGCCCTTTCGATCCGGACATCGTGATCCACTGGGCGCACACCTCGGAGATGGCCGACCCGTACCCGTATCTGCTGGGCGGGGAGCTGCTGCTGACGGCGGGGGTCCACATCCCGGAGGCGGCGGGCTCGGGCACCTACTTCGACGACTACGTGTCGAGGATCGTCACGGCGGGCGGGGCCGCTCTCGGCTTCGGCCTGGCTCCCGTGCACGACACGGTGCCGCGGGCTCTGGTGGCGGCGTGCGACGCGCACGGGCTGCCCCTGCTGGAGGTGCCCCCGCAGACCACGTTCTCGGGGGTGGCCCGCGCGGTCTGGCAGCTGATGGCCCAGGCCCGTCTCGCGGAACTCCGCCGGGTAACCGAGGCCCAGCAGAGCCTCGCCGCGGCGGCGTCCCGCCCGGACCCGGTGCCGTCGGTGCTGCGGCAACTGGCCCAGCGGGTGGGAGGCCGGGCGGTGCTGTACGGGCCGGAAGGCGCGGAGATCGCGGCCGCGGGGCGCACGACGGGCACCGGGGCCGGGGAGGCGCTGGCCGGGCTCGCGCAGGTCGTCCGCCCGTCGGGTGCGGGGACGCCCACGTCCGCCACCGACAACAAGGCCGGCACCCATCTCGCCGCCTACGCCCTCGGTGCCGGTCGGGGCTTCGTGCTCGGGGTGGCCGCGCCGCAGCGGGATCCCGGTGACCACACCATCGCCTCCGTCGCCGCCGTCCTGCTGTCCCTGCTCACCGGCGAGCGCCAGAGCGGCGCGGGTGCGGCACGGTCGTCGGCGCTCGTACGGCTGCTGCTGGGGGCGCCGCCGGCCGACGTGGCCCCGCTCCTGGGGTCCGGCCGGTGGCTCGTGGTGCATGCCCGGCCGGACGCGCAGGCTCCCGACCCGGTCGCCGCCTCCGCGCTGGGCGCGGCCCTCGGGTCGCCGCTGGTCGACCTCGCGCAGGACGTCGTACGGGTCCTCGTGCCGGCCGACCGCGAACCGGCCGCGCAGCCCGGCTGGACGCTGGGCGTCAGCGCCGCCGCGGCCCCCTCGGCGTGGCCGTCCGCCGACACGCAGGCCGCCCGTGCGCTGGCCCGGGCCCGCGCCACCCGTACCGCCCTGGTCCTGCACAGCGACCGCGCCGGCCTCGCCGACCTGGTACCGGCCCAGGAGGCCGAGGCTCACGCCCGGATGCTCCTCGCCCCGGTCGCGGACCCGCCCGCGCTGGCCGAGACGCTGCGCACCTGGCTGTCCCTGCACGGCAGTTGGGACCGTACGGCGGTGGCCCTGTCCGTCCACCGCAACACGGTCCGCCAGCGCATCGCCCGCTGCGCCGCGCTCCTCGGCACGGACCTGGACGACCCGGACGTACGCATGGAGCTGTGGTTCGCGCTGCGGCAGCGCCGGTGCCCGTAGCGAAGGCGGGCGGCAATAGGTACCGCGGCTCATGAGAATGAGTACGTGACCCACGTCCCAGCGCTCGGGACGCCAGGGACTCGTACGGTCGCCTGCCTCACAATGGGATCCATGCCGATACCCGGGACACCCAGCCGCGCCGAACTCGTCGACCACCTTGTACGGACCCGTATCGCGGGCGACGTCGCGACGCCCCGCGAGAACAACCTCAGCCACTACCGCAAGCTGGCGAACGGCGACCGCCACTACTGGTTCGGCCTTGAGCTCGGCGACCGCTGGAAGGACGAGCAGGACGTGCTCGCTGTGATGGCGGAGCGGGTGGGCGTGAACGACGATCCCGAGTACCGGTACGGCCAGGACACCATCGACCCCGAGCTGACCGTCGACGGTCTGGAGCGGATGGCGGCCCGGCTGCGCAAGGCGGCCGACGGACGGCAGCGGGTGCTGTTCGCGACCGGCCACCCGGGCGGTCTGCTCGACGTGCACCGCGCCACGGCCGCCGCGCTGCGGGCGGCGGGCTGCGAGATCGTCGTGATCCCGGACGGGCTGCAGACCGAGGAGGGGTACGTCTGGCAGCTCGCGGACGTCGCGGTCCTCGAGCACGGCGCCACCCTGTGGCACACCCACTCCGGTGAGCCGATGCGGGCCATCCTCACGGCACTGGAGCACGCGGAACGTGCGCTGCCCGACCTGGTGGTGGCCGACCACGGCTGGGCGGGCTACGCGGGCCGGCACGGCGTCGACTCCGTCGGCTACGCGGACTGCAACGACCCGGCGCTCTTCCTGGCGGAGGCGGAGGGCACCGTTCAGGTCGTGGTCCCGCTGGACGACCATGTCGTCAACCCTCGCTACTACGACCCGATGACCGCGTATCTGCTGACGGAGGCCGGCCTGTCCTAGGCCCCTGACACCGGCGGTCCTGGATACCGGCGATCGACGCGGGGCGCGCTCGGCGCGGGAGAGTGGCCACCGTGCCGTGGCGGCGGACCGCGAGCCGGGCGAGCAGCTCGACGACCGGTGCGCTCACACGCTCCGGGAACCGCGGGGCCACAAGGCCCCCACTGCATGCCGGGTGGTCGGCGTGGACGACGA
Coding sequences:
- a CDS encoding PucR family transcriptional regulator yields the protein MPDPAVPPTPPVPLASLLAREDLALRRIAGPFDPDIVIHWAHTSEMADPYPYLLGGELLLTAGVHIPEAAGSGTYFDDYVSRIVTAGGAALGFGLAPVHDTVPRALVAACDAHGLPLLEVPPQTTFSGVARAVWQLMAQARLAELRRVTEAQQSLAAAASRPDPVPSVLRQLAQRVGGRAVLYGPEGAEIAAAGRTTGTGAGEALAGLAQVVRPSGAGTPTSATDNKAGTHLAAYALGAGRGFVLGVAAPQRDPGDHTIASVAAVLLSLLTGERQSGAGAARSSALVRLLLGAPPADVAPLLGSGRWLVVHARPDAQAPDPVAASALGAALGSPLVDLAQDVVRVLVPADREPAAQPGWTLGVSAAAAPSAWPSADTQAARALARARATRTALVLHSDRAGLADLVPAQEAEAHARMLLAPVADPPALAETLRTWLSLHGSWDRTAVALSVHRNTVRQRIARCAALLGTDLDDPDVRMELWFALRQRRCP
- a CDS encoding phosphatase, with protein sequence MPIPGTPSRAELVDHLVRTRIAGDVATPRENNLSHYRKLANGDRHYWFGLELGDRWKDEQDVLAVMAERVGVNDDPEYRYGQDTIDPELTVDGLERMAARLRKAADGRQRVLFATGHPGGLLDVHRATAAALRAAGCEIVVIPDGLQTEEGYVWQLADVAVLEHGATLWHTHSGEPMRAILTALEHAERALPDLVVADHGWAGYAGRHGVDSVGYADCNDPALFLAEAEGTVQVVVPLDDHVVNPRYYDPMTAYLLTEAGLS
- a CDS encoding maleylpyruvate isomerase N-terminal domain-containing protein; the encoded protein is MDESWNPRGGRIRQGGEATAADGLAALQARVREALGRLRDEVPKAAATRPVRVPSWGDWSLGLDDFLLTRLMELVVHADHPACSGGLVAPRFPERVSAPVVELLARLAVRRHGTVATLPRRARPASIAGIQDRRCQGPRTGRPPSADTRSSGRSSEG